A single region of the Rhodospirillales bacterium genome encodes:
- the kaiC gene encoding circadian clock protein KaiC, translating into MTEAMTAPAPISPCAPQPLTKCRTGVPGLDDVLNGGLPEGRTTLVTGGPGCGKSVFGLQFIYSGAISGEPGIYFSFEERPDNIRANAMTFGWNLSALEERGLAAVVDGRLDAAEILSGSLKSAGVLGRLEKLATELDVKRVVIDGADVLSRLFDNVLSECSELYYLHERLMARGITTILTAKLTSDQYSTARYEFLDFMADCVITLDQRVRDQVSVRHLRVVKYRGSGFGRHEYPCVIDERGLNLFPITALNLKERTPGALVSTGHSDLDTLLRGGYRRGSSLLISGFTGAGKTTVAASLAEAAARRGERVLYASFEESPAELTTAMLSAGIDLGTLVEAGCLRIESAYPEAMTIEHHLLRLSKRLQAFQPALLVIDSISVLERLGPNQLAIGFVVRLLALCKHRGVTCILTHERPGMGESIASFRYNLAAMMDIIMLLRYIPEDGEIRREFHIAKAHGSDHSHRVHQFSISARGIEFPTIIDERDVDEVNRSNREWLERSGALRPSI; encoded by the coding sequence ATGACAGAAGCCATGACTGCGCCGGCGCCGATCTCTCCCTGCGCGCCACAGCCGTTGACAAAGTGCCGGACCGGCGTGCCGGGCCTCGACGACGTTCTCAACGGCGGGCTTCCCGAAGGCCGCACGACACTGGTGACGGGAGGCCCGGGATGCGGCAAGAGCGTATTCGGCCTGCAGTTCATCTATTCCGGGGCGATATCGGGCGAGCCGGGCATCTATTTCAGCTTCGAAGAGCGGCCCGACAACATCCGCGCCAACGCCATGACCTTCGGTTGGAACCTCTCCGCGCTGGAGGAGCGGGGTCTCGCCGCAGTGGTCGACGGCCGTCTGGATGCAGCGGAGATTCTCTCGGGGTCCCTGAAGTCGGCCGGCGTCTTGGGCCGTCTGGAGAAACTCGCGACCGAGCTCGATGTCAAACGCGTGGTCATCGATGGCGCCGACGTCCTGTCGCGGCTCTTCGATAACGTGCTTTCGGAGTGCAGCGAGCTCTATTACCTGCATGAACGGCTCATGGCGCGCGGCATCACGACCATACTCACCGCCAAGCTGACCAGTGACCAGTACTCGACGGCGCGGTACGAATTCCTGGACTTCATGGCGGATTGCGTCATCACCCTCGATCAGCGGGTGCGCGACCAGGTGTCGGTGCGGCACTTGCGCGTTGTCAAATATCGCGGCTCAGGCTTTGGCCGCCACGAGTATCCGTGTGTCATCGACGAACGCGGGCTCAACCTGTTCCCCATCACGGCCCTGAACCTCAAGGAACGCACGCCCGGGGCGCTCGTCTCGACAGGGCACAGCGATCTCGACACCCTGTTGCGCGGCGGATATCGGCGCGGATCGAGCCTGCTGATCTCCGGGTTCACCGGCGCCGGCAAAACCACCGTCGCCGCGAGCTTGGCGGAGGCCGCTGCCCGGCGCGGGGAGCGGGTCCTATATGCCAGTTTCGAAGAGTCTCCGGCGGAGTTGACCACCGCGATGCTGAGCGCCGGGATCGATCTCGGCACTCTGGTCGAAGCCGGATGTTTGCGTATCGAATCGGCGTATCCGGAAGCCATGACCATCGAGCACCACCTCCTCCGCCTTTCGAAGCGCCTTCAGGCATTCCAGCCGGCGCTTCTTGTCATCGACAGCATCTCCGTGCTCGAACGCCTCGGCCCCAATCAGCTCGCGATCGGCTTCGTTGTCCGCCTGTTGGCGCTCTGCAAGCACCGGGGCGTCACGTGCATACTCACCCACGAGCGCCCCGGCATGGGCGAAAGCATCGCCAGCTTCCGGTACAATCTGGCGGCGATGATGGATATCATCATGCTCCTGCGCTACATCCCCGAGGATGGCGAGATCCGCCGGGAATTCCACATCGCCAAGGCACACGGCTCCGATCACTCGCACCGCGTCCATCAGTTCAGCATTTCGGCGCGCGGTATCGAGTTTCCGACCATCATCGATGAACGGGACGTCGACGAGGTGAACCGGTCAAACCGCGAGTGGCTCGAGCGCTCCGGAGCCCTGCGTCCGAGCATTTGA
- a CDS encoding FAD-dependent thymidylate synthase, translated as MRLSTEQQFNIESQRLQRADTRRATVPALEAMLFEPIPVLDHGFVRVIDYMGDDAAVVQAARVSYGAGTRRVQDDAGLIRYLMRHRHTTPFEMCEIKYHVKLPIFVARQWIRHRTANVNEISARYSILDREYYIPAPEHLASQSASNRQGRGAVLADDEASHVLGLLQADAERCYAHYEDMLNEDRHGQRRDERREGLARELARINLTLNTYTQWYWKVDLHNLLHFLSLRADPHAQYEIRVYAEALLQTVRAWVPLTLAAFMDYRMGGVHLSAKGLEVVKRLVAGETVDQPTSGLGNREWRELMETLGREP; from the coding sequence GTGCGTCTCTCAACCGAACAGCAGTTCAACATCGAAAGCCAGCGGCTTCAGCGGGCCGACACCCGGCGCGCCACCGTTCCGGCGCTGGAAGCGATGTTGTTCGAGCCCATTCCGGTGCTGGATCACGGCTTTGTTCGAGTCATCGACTACATGGGCGATGACGCGGCCGTGGTGCAGGCGGCGCGCGTGTCTTACGGCGCCGGAACTCGCCGCGTTCAGGACGACGCCGGACTAATCCGCTACCTGATGCGCCACCGGCACACGACGCCTTTCGAGATGTGCGAGATCAAATACCACGTCAAGCTGCCGATCTTCGTCGCCCGCCAGTGGATCCGCCACCGCACCGCCAACGTCAACGAGATTTCCGCGCGCTACTCCATCCTCGACAGGGAGTACTACATTCCCGCGCCGGAGCACCTCGCGAGCCAGTCCGCCAGCAACCGGCAGGGCCGCGGCGCGGTGCTCGCGGATGACGAGGCGAGCCACGTCCTGGGGTTGCTGCAGGCCGACGCGGAGCGGTGCTACGCGCACTACGAAGACATGCTGAACGAGGATCGCCACGGACAGCGGCGCGACGAACGTCGCGAGGGTCTGGCCCGCGAATTGGCGCGGATCAATTTAACGCTCAACACCTACACGCAGTGGTACTGGAAGGTCGATTTACACAATCTTCTCCACTTTCTCAGCCTGCGTGCGGACCCCCATGCGCAATATGAGATTCGCGTCTATGCCGAAGCTTTGCTGCAGACGGTCCGGGCCTGGGTGCCGCTGACCCTGGCCGCGTTCATGGACTACCGCATGGGCGGCGTCCACCTATCGGCCAAGGGCCTGGAGGTGGTCAAGCGATTGGTCGCCGGCGAAACAGTGGACCAGCCGACCAGCGGCCTCGGCAACCGCGAGTGGCGCGAACTGATGGAGACGCTGGGGCGGGAGCCGTAG